A single Brevundimonas sp. M20 DNA region contains:
- the typA gene encoding translational GTPase TypA produces MNLRNVAIIAHVDHGKTTLVDQLLAQSGVFRANEATTERAMDSNDQEKERGITILAKATSVLWNGKAGETRINIIDTPGHADFGGEVERILGMVDGCVILVDAEEGVMPQTKFVLTKALKMGLRPILCINKVDRAHADPDRVHLETIELFEAIGATPEQLDFPHIYASGRNGWATLDLNEKSDTLAPLFDLIVEHVPPPAVQANKDQPFRILNVLIESDPFLGRILTGRIESGKAIPGMPIKALDRDGKQIEQGRITKVLAFRGLKRQALDEGSEAGDIVAIAGMSKATVADTLCALEVTEPLDAQPIDPPTISMTVGVNDSPLAGREGDKVQSRVIRDRLLKEAEANVAIRVTETPGADAYEVAGRGELQLGVLIENMRREGFEVSISRPRVVYQTGENGERLEPIEDVVIDVDDEFTGVVIEKLSTRKAELKDMGPSGAGKTRIQLACPSRSLIGYQGEFLTDTRGSGVLNRVFSHYEPYKGAIEGRLKGVLVSNSDGETAAYALWNLEERGVMFVGAGEKTYQGMIIGENSRSDDLDVNPIKGKQLTNVRASGKDEAVRLTPPRRPSLEQAIAYIESDELVEVTPKSIRLRKSVLNPSFRKRRVKED; encoded by the coding sequence ATGAATCTGCGCAACGTCGCCATCATCGCCCACGTTGACCACGGCAAGACGACCCTGGTTGACCAACTGCTCGCTCAATCGGGCGTGTTCCGAGCCAACGAAGCGACGACCGAGCGCGCGATGGACTCCAATGACCAGGAAAAAGAGCGCGGCATCACCATTCTGGCCAAGGCCACCTCGGTGCTGTGGAACGGCAAGGCCGGCGAGACCCGCATCAACATCATCGACACCCCCGGCCACGCCGACTTCGGCGGCGAAGTCGAGCGCATCCTGGGCATGGTGGACGGCTGCGTCATCCTGGTGGACGCCGAAGAGGGCGTCATGCCCCAGACCAAATTCGTGCTGACCAAGGCGCTGAAGATGGGCCTGCGTCCCATCCTCTGCATCAACAAGGTCGACCGCGCCCACGCTGACCCGGACCGCGTTCACCTGGAAACCATCGAGCTGTTCGAGGCCATCGGCGCCACGCCAGAGCAACTGGACTTCCCGCACATCTACGCCTCGGGCCGCAACGGCTGGGCGACGCTGGACCTGAACGAGAAGTCGGACACCCTGGCCCCGCTGTTCGACCTGATCGTCGAGCACGTGCCGCCGCCCGCCGTGCAGGCCAACAAGGACCAGCCGTTCCGCATCCTGAACGTGCTGATCGAGTCCGATCCGTTCCTGGGCCGCATCCTGACCGGCCGCATCGAGAGCGGCAAAGCCATTCCGGGCATGCCGATCAAGGCGCTGGACCGCGACGGCAAGCAGATCGAACAGGGCCGTATCACCAAGGTTCTGGCCTTCCGCGGCCTGAAGCGTCAGGCGCTGGACGAAGGGTCGGAAGCAGGCGACATCGTCGCCATCGCCGGCATGTCCAAGGCCACCGTGGCCGACACCCTGTGCGCGCTGGAAGTCACCGAGCCGCTGGACGCCCAGCCGATCGACCCGCCGACCATCTCGATGACCGTCGGCGTGAACGACAGCCCGCTGGCCGGTCGCGAAGGCGACAAGGTCCAGTCGCGCGTCATCCGTGACCGCCTGCTGAAGGAAGCCGAGGCCAACGTCGCCATCCGCGTGACCGAGACGCCGGGCGCCGACGCCTATGAAGTCGCCGGTCGCGGCGAACTGCAACTGGGCGTGCTGATCGAGAACATGCGCCGCGAGGGCTTCGAGGTGTCGATCAGCCGTCCGCGCGTGGTCTATCAGACCGGCGAGAACGGCGAGCGTCTGGAGCCCATCGAGGACGTGGTCATCGACGTGGATGACGAGTTCACCGGCGTGGTCATCGAGAAGCTGTCGACCCGCAAGGCCGAACTGAAGGACATGGGCCCGTCGGGCGCCGGCAAGACCCGTATCCAGCTGGCCTGCCCGTCGCGTTCGCTGATCGGCTATCAGGGCGAGTTCCTGACCGACACCCGCGGCTCGGGCGTGCTGAACCGCGTGTTCAGCCACTACGAGCCCTACAAGGGCGCGATCGAGGGCCGCCTGAAGGGCGTGCTGGTGTCGAACTCGGATGGTGAAACGGCGGCCTACGCCCTGTGGAACCTCGAAGAGCGCGGCGTGATGTTCGTCGGCGCCGGCGAGAAGACCTATCAGGGCATGATCATCGGCGAGAACTCGCGGTCGGACGACCTGGACGTCAACCCGATCAAGGGCAAACAACTGACCAACGTCCGCGCCTCGGGCAAGGACGAGGCCGTGCGCCTGACCCCGCCGCGTCGTCCGTCGCTGGAACAGGCCATCGCCTACATCGAAAGCGACGAACTGGTGGAAGTGACGCCGAAGTCGATCCGCCTGCGCAAGTCGGTGCTGAACCCCAGCTTCCGCAAGCGTCGCGTGAAGGAAGACTAG